A window of the Lolium perenne isolate Kyuss_39 chromosome 7, Kyuss_2.0, whole genome shotgun sequence genome harbors these coding sequences:
- the LOC127311598 gene encoding transcription initiation factor TFIID subunit 6, which translates to MSIVPKETIEVIAQSVGIPTLPADVSAALAPDVEYRLREIMQEAIKCMRHAKRTVLTADDVDSALSLRNVEPVYGFASGDPLRFKRAVGHKDLFYIDDREVDFKEIIEAPLPKAPLDTAVVAHWLAIEGVQPAIPENPPIDAISAPAENKRTEHVKDDGLPVDIKLPVKHILSRELQMYFDKIAELTMSRSSTPVFREALVSLSKDSGLHPLVPYFSYFIADEVTRSLADLPVLFALMRVVQSLLRNPHIHIEPYLHQLMPSMITCIVAKRLGHRLSDNHWELRDFSANLVASVCRKYGHAYHNLQIRLTKTLINAFLDPHKALTQHYGAVQGISALGTSAVRLLLLPNLQPYMQLLDPELQLEKQTNEMKRKEAWRVYGALLCAAGKCLYERLKLFPGLLSASTQPLLRSNKRVATNNPNKRKSSTDLSASQPPLKKMASDVPMSSMFPAATMAGNMPGSVDSFSMQLPNPSMMQASSSGQMADGIAAAGLIRRDQGGNHHAQMVSAVLRQAWKEDQDAGHLLASLHDVFGEAIFSFIQPPEISFFL; encoded by the exons ATGAGCATCGTTCCCAAGGAGACGATCGAGGTGATCGCGCAGAGCGTCGGCATCCCCACCCTCCCCGCCGATGTCTCCGCCGCCCTCGCCCCCGACGTCGAGTACCGCCTCCGGGAGATCATGCAG GAGGCCATCAAGTGTATGCGGCATGCAAAGAGGACAGTTCTGACTGCAGACGATGTTGACAGTGCTCTCAGCCTCAGGAATGTTGAG CCTGTATACGGATTTGCTTCTGGTGACCCCTTGCGGTTTAAAAGAGCTGTGGGCCATAAGGATCTCTTCTATATCGATGACAGGGAGGTCGACTTCAAAGAG ATTATTGAAGCTCCTCTACCGAAAGCTCCTCTCGACACAGCAGTTGTAGCACACTGGCTAGCTATTGAGGGCGTCCAGCCTGCAATTCCAGAGAATCCTCCTATCGATG CAATTTCAGCACCAGCGGAAAATAAAAGGACTGAGCATGTGAAGGATGATGGACTACCAGTTGACATAAAGCTTCCTGTTAAGCATATATTATCTAGAGAACTTCAG ATGTACTTCGATAAAATAGCGGAGCTTACTATGAGCAGATCAAGCACCCCAGTTTTTAGAGAAGCATTAGTGAGCTTGTCAAAAGACTCGGGCCTTCATCCGCTGGTCCCTTACTTTTCGTACTTCATTGCAGATGAG GTTACCAGGAGTTTGGCTGACCTTCCTGTTCTATTTGCTCTCATGCGTGTTGTCCAAAGCCTTCTCCGCAATCCACACATTCATATTGAACCATAT TTGCATCAGTTAATGCCATCAATGATCACGTGCATCGTTGCGAAAAGGCTAGGGCACAGGCTTTCTGACAACCATTGGGAGCTTAGAGACTTCTCTGCGAATTTGGTTGCTTCAGTATGTCGGAA ATATGGCCATGCATATCACAATCTCCAAATCCGGTTAAcaaagacattgatcaatgcatttCTTGATCCTCACAAAGCATTGACACAACATTATGGTGCTGTTCAAGGGATATCTGCATTGGGGACTAGTGCG GTTAGACTTCTGCTTTTGCCCAACCTTCAGCCGTACATGCAACTTTTGGATCCGGAATTGCAACTTGAGAAACAGACGAATGAAATGAAAAGAAAGGAAGCATGGCGGGTTTACGGTGCCCTGCTG TGTGCTGCAGGCAAATGCTTGTATGAGCGTCTCAAGTTATTTCCTGGTTTGCTCTCTGCGTCAACTCAGCCACTTTTGAGGAGTAATAAAAGAGTTGCAACTAACAACCCAA ATAAACGGAAGTCTAGTACAGATCTCTCGGCATCCCAGCCACCTCTAAAGAAGATGGCATCCGATGTGCCGATGAGCTCCATGTTTCCAGCCGCTACAATGGCAGGAAACATGCCAGGAAGTGTCGACAGTTTCTCCATGCAGCTACCCAACCCCAGCATGATGCAAGCATCTTCGTCTGGACAAATGGCGGATGGCATAGCAGCAGCAGGCCTGATCCGGAGAGACCAGGGAGGTAACCACCACGCCCAGATGGTGTCCGCGGTGCTGAGGCAGGCCTGGAAGGAGGACCAAGACGCTGGGCATCTCCTGGCATCGTTGCACGATGTGTTCGGTGAAGCCATCTTCTCGTTCATCCAGCCGCCAGAGATATCCTTCTTCCTCTAG